One genomic region from Anabaena sp. PCC 7108 encodes:
- a CDS encoding RNA-guided endonuclease TnpB family protein, with product MIVLEYKVKGKQHQYNAIDDAIRTTQFVRNKAIRFWMDAPRELKIDKFALNKYSTELRKEFPFVTALNSMAVQSAAERAWFAISRFYDNCKSKKSGKKGFPRFQKNCRSVEYKTSGWKLHKTKRRITFTDKKGIGELKLLGKWDIQYYELKDIKRVRLICRADGYYAQFCVGIDVIDVQPKTGEEIGLDVGIESFYTDSNGHHEPNPKFLRKAEKSIKHSQRRIYKKRKGSSCRKKARKLYAKKHLKVSRQRIEHAKRIARNVCKSNDLVAYEDLRVSNLVKNHCLAKSISDASWYLFRQWIEYFAVKFDKIAIAVAPHYTSQKCSSCGVIVKKSLSTRTHKCSCGCELHRDTNAAVNILNLAKARGGHPQSNATEVEATTLLGEPARS from the coding sequence ATGATAGTTCTAGAGTATAAAGTTAAGGGAAAACAGCATCAATATAACGCCATAGATGATGCAATTCGTACTACCCAATTCGTTCGTAACAAAGCAATTAGGTTTTGGATGGATGCACCACGCGAGCTAAAAATTGATAAGTTTGCTCTTAATAAATACTCTACTGAACTTCGGAAGGAATTTCCCTTTGTTACTGCATTAAACTCAATGGCTGTGCAATCAGCCGCAGAAAGAGCTTGGTTTGCAATATCAAGGTTTTACGACAATTGCAAATCTAAAAAGTCTGGTAAAAAAGGATTCCCCCGGTTTCAAAAAAACTGTCGTTCAGTTGAATACAAAACATCTGGGTGGAAGCTGCACAAAACTAAGCGACGCATCACTTTTACCGATAAAAAAGGGATTGGTGAACTCAAACTTTTAGGTAAGTGGGATATTCAATACTATGAACTTAAAGATATTAAACGAGTGCGTTTAATCTGTCGTGCTGATGGATATTATGCTCAGTTTTGTGTGGGTATTGATGTTATAGATGTTCAACCAAAAACAGGTGAAGAAATTGGTTTAGATGTTGGTATCGAGTCGTTTTACACTGACTCTAACGGGCATCATGAACCTAATCCTAAGTTTTTGAGAAAGGCTGAAAAATCAATCAAACATTCTCAAAGACGGATTTACAAAAAGCGGAAAGGTTCTAGTTGTAGGAAAAAAGCTAGAAAACTTTATGCTAAAAAACACTTAAAAGTAAGTAGGCAACGGATTGAACACGCTAAGAGAATAGCGCGTAACGTATGCAAGTCTAACGACTTAGTAGCCTATGAAGATTTAAGGGTTTCAAATCTAGTAAAAAATCATTGTCTGGCAAAATCAATTAGTGATGCTAGTTGGTATTTGTTCAGACAATGGATTGAATATTTTGCGGTTAAATTTGACAAAATCGCTATAGCCGTAGCACCACATTACACTTCTCAAAAGTGTTCTAGTTGTGGCGTAATTGTCAAAAAATCTCTATCAACTCGCACCCATAAATGTAGTTGCGGATGCGAATTGCACAGAGATACAAATGCCGCAGTTAATATTTTAAATCTTGCAAAAGCTAGGGGAGGGCATCCCCAAAGTAACGCTACAGAAGTTGAAGCCACTACTCTACTTGGTGAGCCAGCGCGGTCTTGA
- a CDS encoding AarF/ABC1/UbiB kinase family protein, with translation MKNNTVPLSNSLVSIANHSQPPRKLWPRRLTILSSFCSFGMLLLWDWLTRRLLRNQQLRAKILVQKLIHLGPTFIKMGQVLSCRPDLIPPIYVDELASLQDQLPPFSNEQAYKVIKEELGCPYDQIYAELDPEPVAAASLGQVYKGKLQTGEIVAVKVQRPGIIDILVLDIYLLQQLSIWVQNNIPFIHTNISALTDELANSIFKEMDYVQEGLNAQKFAQLYGDFPQIHVPRIYQMYTTSRVLTMEWVNGTKITSIEVIRAQGLDPADLISLEFKFALQQLIKGGFFHADPHPGNVLVTPDGKLAYLDFGMMSEVAPETRDLLIIFFLHLVTGDFPALAEDFVLLGFLPPETDLVPLVPKLAEMFGNVRESSISELGFTQVFEKLLGLVYEYSWQIPKFYVLVFRCFATIEGIALKFNPGFQAYKVGYPYIAQWLLTRKSPILWDALRNFWLNNKAIQWGSVSDLVNNIYQSDDFNLYLILDRTLDFLYSPQGTSLRYVLVNEFVINLENLSTEAFEEVVIWTRSIITSYPPTTKLNNNWQNIQQFIIKFLLINPLDFISIQELSQLFLRPETQRLGQEIVTQLGRRILIRFI, from the coding sequence ATGAAAAATAATACAGTCCCCTTATCAAATAGTCTTGTCTCTATTGCTAACCATAGCCAGCCACCTAGAAAACTCTGGCCACGTCGCTTGACTATTTTAAGTTCATTTTGCTCCTTTGGGATGCTGCTGCTATGGGACTGGCTAACTAGGCGCTTGCTACGGAATCAGCAGCTACGAGCCAAAATTTTAGTGCAGAAGCTGATTCATCTGGGTCCAACATTCATCAAAATGGGACAAGTGCTTTCTTGTCGTCCTGATCTCATCCCACCTATTTATGTAGACGAACTCGCAAGTCTGCAAGACCAATTGCCTCCCTTCTCTAATGAACAAGCTTATAAAGTCATAAAAGAAGAACTCGGATGTCCCTATGACCAAATCTATGCGGAACTAGATCCCGAACCTGTAGCTGCTGCTTCTTTGGGACAAGTTTACAAGGGAAAACTCCAAACAGGTGAAATCGTTGCTGTCAAGGTGCAACGACCTGGAATCATAGATATCCTTGTTCTAGATATTTACTTGCTTCAACAATTATCAATTTGGGTGCAAAACAATATTCCATTCATCCACACTAATATTAGTGCTTTGACCGATGAACTGGCTAATAGTATCTTTAAAGAAATGGACTATGTCCAAGAAGGTTTAAATGCCCAGAAATTTGCTCAACTGTACGGTGATTTTCCCCAAATTCATGTGCCACGGATCTACCAAATGTACACCACGAGTCGAGTCCTGACAATGGAGTGGGTCAATGGCACAAAAATCACGTCAATTGAAGTAATTCGCGCTCAAGGATTAGACCCTGCGGATTTAATTTCTCTAGAATTTAAATTTGCTTTACAACAACTGATCAAAGGTGGGTTTTTTCATGCCGATCCTCATCCTGGTAATGTGCTAGTAACTCCCGATGGGAAATTAGCTTACCTAGACTTTGGCATGATGAGCGAAGTTGCACCAGAGACTCGTGACTTATTGATTATCTTCTTTTTACATTTGGTGACTGGTGATTTTCCAGCCCTTGCTGAAGACTTCGTTTTATTGGGATTTCTACCTCCAGAAACTGACTTAGTTCCCTTAGTTCCTAAACTGGCTGAGATGTTTGGCAATGTTCGGGAAAGTAGTATCTCTGAATTGGGTTTCACACAAGTGTTTGAGAAGCTATTAGGTTTAGTTTACGAATATTCTTGGCAAATTCCTAAATTCTACGTGTTAGTTTTTCGATGCTTTGCCACTATAGAAGGAATAGCTCTGAAATTTAATCCTGGTTTTCAGGCTTACAAAGTTGGATATCCCTATATTGCACAATGGTTATTAACCAGGAAATCTCCCATATTATGGGATGCCCTCAGAAATTTCTGGTTAAACAACAAGGCTATTCAATGGGGTTCAGTGTCAGATTTAGTAAATAATATTTATCAAAGTGATGATTTTAACCTTTATCTAATATTAGATCGAACGTTAGATTTTTTATACTCTCCTCAAGGAACTTCATTACGTTATGTTCTAGTTAATGAATTTGTTATCAATCTAGAAAATCTCTCAACAGAAGCTTTCGAGGAGGTCGTAATTTGGACAAGGTCAATAATTACTTCTTACCCTCCTACGACAAAACTCAATAACAATTGGCAGAATATCCAGCAATTTATCATTAAATTTTTACTCATTAACCCTTTAGACTTTATCTCCATCCAGGAATTATCTCAACTGTTTTTGCGTCCAGAAACCCAGCGTTTAGGACAGGAAATAGTTACTCAATTAGGAAGACGGATATTAATACGTTTCATCTAA